A genomic region of Halomonas aestuarii contains the following coding sequences:
- a CDS encoding Mut7-C RNAse domain-containing protein — protein MAAAEIRFHDRLNDLLPPPRRGRALAHEVSRRAAIKDVIESLGVPHTEVDAILVDGLSVGFEHILAGGERVDVYPWPIAPREARHLRPVPPACPRFVLDAHLGRLARYLRLLGFDCRYRNDIGDAELAAIAEQEDRVVLTRDRPLLKRKRIQLAHLVRHEDPWRQVEEVCDEFDLYPAFAPFTRCTRCNGRLARVEKAAVAHRLEPLTRRYVEAFLECQDCGQLFWHGSHVSRMDALVERLRRRGLSRQRP, from the coding sequence ATGGCCGCCGCCGAGATCCGTTTCCATGACCGGTTGAACGACCTCCTGCCGCCGCCCCGGCGCGGCAGGGCGCTCGCCCATGAGGTGTCGCGACGGGCCGCCATCAAGGACGTGATCGAGTCGCTGGGCGTGCCCCACACCGAAGTCGACGCCATCCTGGTCGATGGCCTCTCGGTGGGCTTCGAGCACATCCTGGCCGGCGGCGAGCGAGTCGACGTCTACCCCTGGCCCATCGCCCCCCGGGAGGCGCGTCACCTGCGCCCTGTTCCCCCGGCGTGCCCGCGCTTCGTGCTGGATGCCCACCTGGGCCGGCTGGCCCGCTACCTGCGCCTGCTCGGCTTCGACTGCCGCTACCGCAACGACATCGGCGATGCCGAGCTGGCCGCCATCGCCGAGCAGGAGGATCGCGTGGTGCTGACCCGCGACCGCCCCCTGCTGAAGCGAAAGCGCATCCAACTCGCCCACCTCGTGCGACACGAGGATCCCTGGCGGCAGGTCGAGGAGGTCTGCGACGAGTTCGACCTCTACCCGGCCTTTGCCCCCTTCACCCGCTGTACGCGCTGCAACGGCCGGCTGGCGAGGGTCGAGAAGGCGGCTGTGGCCCACCGCCTCGAGCCGCTGACGCGGCGCTACGTGGAGGCGTTCCTCGAGTGCCAGGACTGCGGCCAGCTGTTCTGGCACGGCAGCCATGTCTCGCGGATGGACGCGCTGGTGGAGCGCCTGCGGCGGCGGGGCCTCAGTCGGCAGCGCCCCTGA
- a CDS encoding ZIP family metal transporter: MIDLIQQFDPVTQALIATLFTWGVTAAGAALVFFTSTVNQRFMDSMLGFAAGVMIAASFWSLLAPGIQMAERLGQIPWLTAVIGFMGGGIFMRVTDRFLPHLHPGLSMDKREGVKTRWQRSTLLVLAITLHNIPEGLAVGVAFGAVAADLPSATIGGAMALAIGIGIQNFPEGTAVAMPLRREGMSKRKSFFMGQASGIVEPIAGVIGALFVLKMQGILPYALCFAAGAMIFVVVEELIPESQGRYENIDLVTMATMAGFSVMMILDVSLG; encoded by the coding sequence GTGATCGACCTTATTCAACAATTTGATCCTGTCACCCAGGCGTTGATCGCCACACTCTTCACCTGGGGTGTCACTGCGGCAGGCGCGGCGCTGGTGTTTTTCACGAGTACCGTGAATCAAAGGTTCATGGATTCAATGCTTGGCTTTGCCGCGGGTGTGATGATTGCCGCCAGTTTCTGGTCGCTTCTCGCCCCCGGTATTCAAATGGCTGAACGGTTGGGGCAAATCCCCTGGCTGACCGCCGTCATAGGCTTCATGGGAGGCGGGATCTTCATGCGGGTGACGGACAGGTTCCTGCCACACCTTCATCCCGGGCTCAGCATGGATAAACGTGAAGGGGTAAAGACGAGATGGCAACGCAGCACCCTGCTGGTACTGGCCATTACCCTGCACAATATTCCTGAGGGTCTCGCCGTAGGTGTTGCCTTCGGAGCGGTGGCGGCGGATCTTCCCTCCGCCACGATCGGGGGGGCCATGGCGTTGGCCATCGGTATCGGGATTCAGAACTTCCCCGAAGGCACGGCGGTGGCCATGCCCTTGAGAAGAGAAGGCATGAGCAAGCGGAAAAGTTTCTTCATGGGGCAGGCGTCCGGCATCGTCGAGCCGATCGCTGGGGTTATCGGAGCCCTGTTTGTATTGAAGATGCAGGGTATCCTGCCCTATGCACTGTGTTTTGCCGCCGGCGCCATGATCTTCGTCGTGGTGGAAGAACTCATCCCGGAATCCCAGGGCAGATATGAGAATATCGATCTGGTAACCATGGCTACCATGGCCGGTTTCTCG
- a CDS encoding LacI family DNA-binding transcriptional regulator: protein MIRLKDVARQSGVSVTTVSHVVNGTRRVAPDTEDRVRRAIAELGYRPDSIARALKSNRSRTIGMIVTAANNPFFAEVIRGVEDNCFAQGYSLMLCNTGDTDTRQLTYLQALRDKRVDGLIVMTAHSGPDFLQALARQPLPTVLMDAAPPGGDDIAVVNDDSCLGARLAIDHLLERGLEDIALLTGPVSHPRSAERLAGALAALEAAGLRPPASRIVATNLLADGGYDAMRQLLERRPTPQAIFAFNDLVAIGAMRAAREQGLTLPDDLSVVGYDDIELGRYLSPALTTVQQPIYEIGAMASAQLIERLEHRRPLQRLLELAPRLVVRESVRESVRDPVRASVRGAAD from the coding sequence ATGATTCGCCTCAAGGACGTCGCCAGGCAATCGGGCGTCTCGGTCACCACCGTGTCGCACGTGGTCAACGGCACGCGGCGCGTTGCCCCCGATACCGAGGATCGGGTGCGGCGCGCCATCGCCGAGCTGGGCTACCGCCCCGACAGCATCGCCCGGGCCCTGAAGTCGAACCGCAGCCGCACGATCGGGATGATCGTGACGGCCGCCAACAACCCCTTCTTCGCCGAGGTCATCCGCGGTGTCGAGGACAACTGCTTCGCCCAGGGCTACAGCCTGATGCTGTGCAACACCGGCGATACGGACACCCGGCAGCTGACCTACCTGCAGGCCCTGCGCGACAAGCGCGTCGACGGCCTGATCGTGATGACCGCCCACAGCGGTCCCGACTTCCTTCAGGCGCTGGCCCGCCAGCCCCTGCCGACCGTGCTGATGGATGCCGCCCCGCCCGGCGGCGACGACATCGCCGTGGTCAACGACGATTCGTGCCTGGGCGCCCGCCTGGCCATCGACCACCTGCTGGAACGCGGGCTCGAGGACATCGCCCTGCTGACCGGGCCGGTGTCCCACCCCCGGTCGGCGGAGCGCCTGGCCGGCGCCCTGGCCGCGCTCGAGGCCGCCGGCCTCCGGCCGCCCGCGTCGCGCATCGTCGCCACCAACCTGCTCGCCGACGGCGGCTACGACGCCATGCGGCAGCTGCTCGAGCGGCGTCCCACCCCGCAGGCGATTTTCGCCTTCAACGACCTGGTCGCCATCGGCGCCATGCGCGCGGCCCGCGAACAGGGCCTCACGCTGCCCGATGACCTCTCCGTGGTGGGCTACGACGATATCGAGCTGGGCCGCTATCTCAGCCCGGCCCTGACCACCGTGCAGCAGCCCATCTACGAGATCGGCGCCATGGCGAGCGCCCAGCTCATCGAGCGCCTGGAGCATCGCCGGCCCCTGCAGCGGCTCCTGGAGCTTGCCCCCCGCCTGGTGGTGCGAGAGTCGGTGCGAGAGTCGGTGAGAGATCCGGTGCGCGCGTCCGTCAGGGGCGCTGCCGACTGA
- a CDS encoding DMT family transporter, with amino-acid sequence MSAADTLRLILLSTLWGMSFIFMRVAVPEFGPVPLILLRMGVGALLLVPLLLSVRYLRLVREHAGRLLLLGLINHVLPFSLLALATTRLEAGFTSLINASTPIFTALLGALFFATPVQRRQYLGLAMALFGVYVLSADRLDFALGGDGWFILAVLGATFCYGVAGNYTRRHLSHLPVRVLAAGSTAASALILLVPGLVLWPEAPISGLAWGNGLALAVLSTALAFLLYFGLIASAGATATSTVTFLVPVSALLWGHLLLDERLSLQILAGMAITLAGTAIATRMIRLSRRQVARTCSSDV; translated from the coding sequence ATGTCAGCGGCCGACACCCTGCGCCTGATCCTGCTCTCCACCCTGTGGGGGATGTCGTTCATCTTCATGCGGGTGGCAGTGCCCGAGTTCGGGCCCGTGCCGCTGATCCTGCTGCGCATGGGCGTCGGGGCCCTGCTGCTGGTGCCGCTGCTGCTCAGCGTGCGCTACCTCCGCCTGGTGCGGGAGCACGCGGGCCGGCTGCTGCTGCTGGGACTGATCAACCATGTGCTGCCCTTCTCGCTGCTGGCGCTGGCCACCACCCGCCTGGAGGCGGGCTTCACCTCCCTGATCAACGCCTCCACGCCGATCTTCACGGCGCTGCTCGGGGCGCTGTTCTTCGCCACCCCGGTGCAGCGCCGGCAGTACCTGGGACTGGCCATGGCGCTGTTCGGGGTCTACGTGCTCTCGGCCGACCGGCTGGACTTCGCGCTGGGCGGCGACGGCTGGTTCATCCTCGCCGTGCTGGGGGCGACCTTCTGCTACGGCGTGGCCGGCAACTACACCAGGAGGCACCTCTCGCACCTGCCAGTGCGGGTGCTGGCCGCGGGCAGCACTGCCGCCTCGGCGCTGATCCTGCTGGTGCCGGGCCTGGTGCTGTGGCCCGAGGCGCCGATCAGCGGCCTGGCCTGGGGCAACGGCCTGGCGCTGGCGGTGCTCAGCACCGCGCTGGCCTTCCTGCTCTACTTCGGCCTGATCGCCAGCGCCGGCGCCACGGCGACCTCCACCGTCACCTTCCTGGTGCCGGTCAGCGCCCTGCTGTGGGGCCACCTGCTGCTCGACGAGCGGCTCAGCCTGCAGATCCTGGCCGGCATGGCGATCACCCTGGCGGGCACCGCCATCGCCACCCGCATGATCCGGCTGAGCCGCCGGCAGGTGGCCCGGACGTGTAGCTCAGACGTGTAG